One Terriglobia bacterium DNA segment encodes these proteins:
- a CDS encoding TlpA disulfide reductase family protein: MRKNQIAPLAVVMLAAVAGVYLLNRYWIAPAATRNHLSSASNHPSAPDFTVTDFSGNQVHLSGLRGKVVLLDFWATWCGPCRMEIPSFVQFADRYRGQGLSALGIVTHDSPRNVPGFYRQFRMNYPVAMGSEQLEGLYGVYGLPTTVLIGRDGRIYAKLVGAVQPAYLEREIQKLLSENAVAER, encoded by the coding sequence GTGAGGAAAAATCAGATTGCTCCGTTGGCGGTGGTAATGCTGGCGGCCGTCGCCGGCGTTTACCTCTTGAATCGCTACTGGATTGCACCCGCCGCCACCCGGAATCATCTGTCGTCGGCCTCAAATCATCCGTCAGCTCCCGATTTTACCGTGACCGATTTTTCAGGAAACCAAGTCCACCTCTCTGGCCTGCGAGGCAAGGTCGTTCTGCTCGACTTTTGGGCAACGTGGTGCGGACCCTGCAGGATGGAAATTCCCAGCTTCGTCCAATTCGCGGACCGTTACAGGGGCCAGGGTCTCAGCGCCTTGGGCATCGTCACCCATGACAGCCCGCGAAACGTTCCAGGCTTCTACAGGCAGTTTCGCATGAACTATCCCGTAGCCATGGGCAGCGAGCAACTGGAGGGCCTTTACGGGGTCTACGGCTTACCCACCACCGTCCTGATCGGGAGGGACGGCCGCATTTATGCCAAGCTGGTCGGCGCCGTCCAACCCGCTTACCTTGAGCGCGAGATCCAAAAGCTGCTTTCCGAAAACGCCGTCGCTGAAAGATAA
- a CDS encoding Smr/MutS family protein has protein sequence MPPDDEPVRIPITDVFDLHSVQPKEVEAVVEAYLEEARSLGLKNVRIIHGRGIGVQRRMVRAVLARTPFVESYADAPGQAGGWGATIVLMR, from the coding sequence ATGCCGCCCGACGACGAACCCGTTCGCATTCCCATCACAGACGTTTTTGACCTTCACTCGGTGCAGCCGAAGGAAGTGGAAGCTGTTGTCGAGGCCTATCTGGAAGAGGCCCGCAGCCTGGGGCTGAAAAACGTCCGCATCATTCACGGGCGCGGCATTGGAGTGCAGCGCCGCATGGTGCGCGCCGTGCTGGCCCGAACTCCATTCGTTGAGTCTTATGCGGATGCTCCTGGGCAGGCGGGAGGCTGGGGCGCCACCATCGTCCTCATGCGATAG
- a CDS encoding YciI family protein: MQYLLLIYENEKRFAKGYPEAELAEYRAFGKEFAPAIKGGNALQPTHTAATVRVRNGNTQTTDGPFAETKEQLGGFYLVEARDREEAAAMAAKIPGARFGSVEVRPIMKFS, encoded by the coding sequence ATGCAATATCTGCTATTGATCTACGAGAACGAGAAGCGTTTCGCCAAGGGCTACCCTGAGGCTGAACTCGCTGAATACCGGGCTTTTGGAAAGGAGTTTGCCCCCGCCATCAAGGGCGGAAATGCGCTCCAGCCGACCCACACCGCCGCCACCGTCCGAGTGCGCAACGGCAATACGCAGACCACTGACGGGCCCTTCGCGGAGACCAAGGAGCAGCTTGGCGGCTTTTACCTGGTGGAAGCGCGTGACCGTGAGGAAGCTGCCGCCATGGCCGCAAAGATTCCCGGTGCACGGTTCGGCTCAGTCGAGGTACGCCCGATCATGAAGTTTTCATAA
- a CDS encoding YciI family protein, with product MRYMLLIYNNEHARENRSTEESAKSVSQALSYIEEATQRGVFRAADPLEPTSTATTVRTHEGKVMITDGPFAETKEQLAGYFILDCKNLDEALEWAAKIPMTCGGGSGCVEVRPLRELARQAD from the coding sequence ATGCGATACATGCTTCTGATTTACAACAATGAGCACGCCAGGGAAAACCGTTCGACTGAGGAAAGTGCCAAATCGGTTTCCCAAGCATTGAGTTACATCGAGGAGGCAACGCAGCGCGGGGTCTTCCGGGCTGCCGATCCTCTTGAGCCGACCAGCACCGCAACTACGGTGCGAACGCATGAAGGGAAAGTGATGATTACAGACGGCCCATTTGCCGAAACCAAGGAGCAGCTTGCCGGGTACTTTATCCTGGACTGCAAGAACCTTGACGAAGCCCTCGAGTGGGCGGCAAAGATCCCGATGACCTGCGGTGGCGGCTCAGGTTGCGTTGAAGTGCGGCCCCTCCGTGAATTGGCACGGCAAGCCGATTAA